GCTGTTGATATGGGTCTGCGTGCGATAATATCTGGATGCAATATTATAGCAGACGTTGAGATGGTAAGGGTTGGGATCAGAAAAAAGGAGATAGAAGAATTTGGGAATGAGCTTTTATGTTTTATCAATAATGACAAGGCAGTCCAGATGGCAGAGATTGACAAGATCCCCAAAGCAGTCTCTGCTATGCGGATGGCAAAATCTTATATTAATGGAAGCATAGTAGTAATTGGCAATGCGCCGACTGCGCTTTTTGAGCTGATCAATATAATTGAGCGTTATATGACCCTTCCAGCTCTGGTGATTGGGGTTCCTATTGGATTTGTAGGTGCGGCAGAGTCAAAAGAGGCTTTGCAAAGCCTTTCAGTGCCGTATATTACAAATGAAGGCAGGCGGGGGGGAAGCGCTGTAGCTGTTTCAATTATAAATGCATTGATTAAACTCACTGCGGACTAGTCAGGGATGAGAGGGACTAAGTTAGCATCAAATTCAGATGAAAAACCGCTTCGTAAGGGATTCACAACAGGGGCGTGCGCTCAGGCTGCTGCAAAGGCATGCGCTCTAATGCTTGTACATCAAAGACAGATCGATTCAGTTGAGGTTGAGCTGCCGAACAAAGAGAGGGCAGCCTTTGCTTTGACAGCGCAGGAGTTTTCAGAGGATTATGCCAGATGTGCTGTTATAAAGGATGCGGGTGATGATAACGATGTTACTCACGGGATAGAAATCCTTTGCGCGATAAAAAAGACTGATAGCCCTGGTATTGAGATAAGGGGCAGTGCTGGAGTTGGCATAGTTACAAAACCAGGTCTGCCTGTGCCTGTAGGGGAATATGCCGTCAATCCTGCGCCAAGAAGCATGATACTCAGGGATGTCAGCAATATCGTTAATAAAGAATATGGATATGTGGTAGAGATAAGCGTGCCTAAGGGAGAAGCTGTTGCGTCCAAGACCTTTAACCCAAGGCTTGGGATCAAGGGAGGCATATCGATTATAGGCACAACTGGCATTGTGGAGCCAAAATCCCAGGATGCCTACAGGGCCACTCTTTCAATGGAGCTGGATGTTGCTAAGGCTTCAGGGAACAAGAATATCTTTTTGGCATCAGGATATATCGGCAAGAGGCTTCTTAAAGAGGATTATGGGATAGATGATGAAGCTATAATAAAGATCGGAGATCATGTTGGTTTTATGCTGACTGAATGTGCCTCTAGGGGTTTTAGCAGGGTCATGCTTATAGGCCATATAGGCAAGCTTGCAAAGGTTGCTGCTGGGATATTCAACACACACTGCATGTTTGGCGATGCCAGGATGGAGACAATCGCAGCCTATGCAGCGTCATGCGGTGCAGCGCCAGATCTTACAGAGAAGATTCTGACCCTTGAAACAGCAGAGCAGTCAGTTGCGTTACTTCGGGAGAACGATCTTCTGCCTGCATTCTCAAAAATTGCGCAAAGGGTGGTGGAGAGGTCTATTGAGTATATGAAAAGCGATGTCAACCTTTCTGGTGTTATCCTTTCTCTTAGTGGAGAGATAATCGGCGCATATCCTGCTGATCTTATGGAGAGAAAGGCATGGGAAAGGTTTATATCATAGGAATTGGGCCAGGTTCTGAGGAATATATTACTCCAGAGGCGTGGGGTGCGATTCAGGATGCTGAAGTTATAATAGGCTCTGAGAGGATTCTCTCTGCCTTTAAGCTAGATAAAAGGTCGATTACACTAAAGGGCAATTATTCGGAGATTATAGATTACATAAAAGGGTATAAGGATAGTGAGAGGATAGCGGTTCTTGTCTCAGGAGACCCTGGCATATTCAGTTTTTCTAATCAGATTTCGAAAAGGCTGAATAGAGATGAATATGAGATCATCCCTGGCATCAGCGTTGTACAGATCGCAATGGCGCGCTTGGGTGAGCCGTGGCACGATCTTCATATCATCAGCCTGCATGGAAGAGGCATTGATGGGATTTATCATAGTGTTCAAAGCTCAGACAAGGTCTTTGTCTTTACTGATAAAAAGAACACCCCGTCTGAGGTCGCTGCATATCTTTATAAAAGGGGCATAAAGAATAGGGAGATAGTTGTATTTGAAAATCTTACACTTTTTGATGAGAAAATAATTTATACAGATATTATGGATTTAATGAATAAAAGGGATGATGTGACTGG
This is a stretch of genomic DNA from Spirochaetota bacterium. It encodes these proteins:
- a CDS encoding precorrin-8X methylmutase; this encodes MIYMRPEEIEGKSMRIIENELGDFLSERKEREIIKRVAHATADTEFAKSIIFHPDAVDMGLRAIISGCNIIADVEMVRVGIRKKEIEEFGNELLCFINNDKAVQMAEIDKIPKAVSAMRMAKSYINGSIVVIGNAPTALFELINIIERYMTLPALVIGVPIGFVGAAESKEALQSLSVPYITNEGRRGGSAVAVSIINALIKLTAD
- the cbiD gene encoding cobalt-precorrin-5B (C(1))-methyltransferase CbiD encodes the protein MRGTKLASNSDEKPLRKGFTTGACAQAAAKACALMLVHQRQIDSVEVELPNKERAAFALTAQEFSEDYARCAVIKDAGDDNDVTHGIEILCAIKKTDSPGIEIRGSAGVGIVTKPGLPVPVGEYAVNPAPRSMILRDVSNIVNKEYGYVVEISVPKGEAVASKTFNPRLGIKGGISIIGTTGIVEPKSQDAYRATLSMELDVAKASGNKNIFLASGYIGKRLLKEDYGIDDEAIIKIGDHVGFMLTECASRGFSRVMLIGHIGKLAKVAAGIFNTHCMFGDARMETIAAYAASCGAAPDLTEKILTLETAEQSVALLRENDLLPAFSKIAQRVVERSIEYMKSDVNLSGVILSLSGEIIGAYPADLMERKAWERFIS
- the cbiE gene encoding precorrin-6y C5,15-methyltransferase (decarboxylating) subunit CbiE — translated: MGKVYIIGIGPGSEEYITPEAWGAIQDAEVIIGSERILSAFKLDKRSITLKGNYSEIIDYIKGYKDSERIAVLVSGDPGIFSFSNQISKRLNRDEYEIIPGISVVQIAMARLGEPWHDLHIISLHGRGIDGIYHSVQSSDKVFVFTDKKNTPSEVAAYLYKRGIKNREIVVFENLTLFDEKIIYTDIMDLMNKRDDVTGLCVMLIRK